In a genomic window of Vairimorpha necatrix chromosome 12, complete sequence:
- a CDS encoding thioredoxin reductase, translated as MIEKIIIIGSGPAAYSAAIYTQEMNPLMLRGGFIGSIGPGGQLTTTTHVDNYPGYPKGVQGPDLMTTMYEQVEKLGIRQIDRTVINIQKEEGIFLVKTKKITYKTECIIISTGASAKRLYVEGTGDNELWQKGISACAVCDGYFYKDKITCVIGGGDSAMEEVLFLSKICKKVYLIHRREEFRCRPDKLQEVKNTDNIKILTPYNLKSAHGTDKLEYILLDNNKKIELDGLFFGIGHTPNTQFIEENFSNILSDDKYIKVDEKCQTEEEGIYACGDVFDKKYRQAVTAAASGCVAGKNALKYIKQKNN; from the coding sequence ATGatcgaaaaaataataataattggCAGTGGACCAGCTGCATACTCCGCCGCAATCTACACACAAGAAATGAACCCACTAATGTTAAGAGGTGGATTCATAGGCAGCATAGGACCAGGAGGGCAACTCACTACTACAACACATGTTGATAATTACCCAGGGTACCCTAAAGGAGTACAAGGACCAGATCTCATGACTACAATGTACGAACAAGTAGAAAAACTAGGAATAAGACAAATAGACAGGACAGTCATCAATATACAAAAAGAAGAAGGGATCTTCTTAGTCAAGACTAAGAAGATTACTTACAAAACAGAATGTATAATAATAAGCACTGGGGCGTCAGCAAAAAGACTCTATGTGGAAGGAACAGGAGACAATGAACTATGGCAAAAAGGAATTAGTGCATGCGCCGTATGTGATGGATATTTCTATAAAGACAAAATAACTTGTGTAATTGGAGGAGGAGACTCGGCCATGGAAGAagtcttatttttatcaaaaatatgtaaaaaggTTTATTTAATACACAGGAGAGAAGAATTTAGATGTAGACCTGATAAACTACAAGAAGTGAAAAATACtgacaatataaaaatattaactCCGTATAATTTGAAATCTGCCCATGGTACAGATAAAttagaatatattttattagacaataataaaaaaatagaactAGACGGGTTATTCTTTGGTATTGGGCATACGCCCAATACCCAATTTATAGAGGAAAacttttcaaatattttaagtgatgataaatatataaaagtgGATGAAAAATGTCAAACTGAAGAAGAAGGGATTTATGCGTGTGGAGATGtgtttgataaaaaatataggcAAGCAGTGACAGCGGCAGCATCTGGATGTGTGGCAGGGAAAAATGCactaaaatatatcaaacaaaaaaataattaa
- a CDS encoding cleavage stimulation factor 77, which produces MFINKDTIHDHDLDDHIIQEVYDIKIIQSYLQSSMDLFLLEKILIKIGYSQNSAPLYKKYLKMLNNLSDENTKIERMRNTFIHILQVPMHSLPELYADYEEFELEYNKPQAKKILQETFLMYQNTLSFYHHIKKAKDMKIELENPLKLHEDMFHKRICFLYKESIYFNYKDEETYFNFSEYLIKNNKYEEAREIVRLGIENTTGIFLKIYHQYRIINNKELTNNKLTNNELINLELVDQDYIELSKYDMVNLKRKNDREDIPDFLSILIMNHLSLILKRQGLIPFRKEFINLKIKGLVNDVIYKNIADYEYKYTSNKDIVTKIYTSGIEETDSKYLKQELVNFLLKTGDYNNALMYVKKYEVGDEEILKYEFKYGEDFFNLLNTKKTEKEEDKKIKEDKEAVSPYEISKKIFSFGMRIELREDVKEFIKKINYVKKGDDILRHCDLDELIIILSKI; this is translated from the coding sequence ATGttcataaataaagacaCAATCCATGATCATGACTTAGATGATCATATCATCCAAGAAGTCTacgatataaaaatcatccAGTCTTACTTACAATCTTCCATGGACTTATTTCTCCTAGAAAAgattcttataaaaataggCTACAGTCAGAACTCCGCCCCGCTCTACAAGAAATATCTCAAAATGctaaataatttatcagACGAGAATACCAAGATAGAAAGAATGAGAAATACATTCATCCACATCTTACAAGTCCCAATGCACAGTCTACCAGAATTATACGCCGACTATGAAGAGTTCGAATTGGAATATAACAAGCCCCAGGCTAAGAAGATCCTACAAGAGACATTTCTTATGTACCAGAATACTTTGTCTTTTTATCatcatattaaaaaagccAAGGATATGAAAATAGAATTAGAGAATCCACTTAAGCTTCATGAAGACATGTTTCATAAAAGAATATGTTTCTTGTATAAAGAGtcgatatattttaattataaagatgaagagacatattttaattttagtgaatatttaataaagaataataaatatgaagaagCGAGAGAAATAGTAAGATTAGGAATAGAAAATACTACGGGCATATTTCTTAAGATATATCATCAATATAGAATAATAAACAACAAAGAACtaacaaataataaactaACAAATAATGAACTAATTAATTTAGAATTAGTAGATCAAGATTACATAGAATTAAGTAAGTATGATATggtgaatttaaaaagaaaaaatgacAGAGAAGACATCCCTGATTTCTTAAGTATCCTCATTATGAATCACCTCTCTTTAATTCTCAAAAGACAAGGACTCATCCCCTTCAGGAaggaatttataaatctcaAGATCAAGGGTCTAGTAAATGACGTCATATACAAGAATATAGCAGACTACGAGTACAAGTACACCAGTAATAAAGACATAGTCACTAAAATATACACTAGTGGTATAGAAGAGACAGACTCTAAATATCTGAAACAAGAACTAGTAAACTTCCTCCTTAAAACAGGGGACTACAATAATGCACTGATGTATGTCAAGAAATATGAAGTAGGAGACGAAGAGATCTTgaaatatgaatttaaatACGGGGAAGATTTCTTTAATCTTCTGAATACTAAGAAGACAGAGaaagaagaagataaaAAGATCAAAGAAGATAAAGAGGCAGTAAGTCCTTATGAGATCAGTAAGAAGATATTTTCATTTGGGATGAGGATAGAATTAAGGGAAGATGTAAaggaatttataaagaagattAATTATGTCAAGAAAGGGgatgatattttaagaCACTGTGACTTAGAcgaattaataataatattatcaaAGATATAA
- a CDS encoding mitotic spindle assembly checkpoint protein MAD1 (MD1L1): MSSPLASLTTDFDNLKDYFIKYKKYITGILGYKIDLKEDKIILSSLYSFDSEDLLIFNINKENIELVNNSFASQFNNEIQIYLVKGGSVPAFLSAVTLNLFNQKTFT, translated from the coding sequence ATGTCGTCCCCTTTGGCTTCCCTCACTACTGACTTTGATAATCTTAAAGATTACTTCATAAAATACAAGAAATACATCACTGGTATTCTCGGGTACAAAATAGACCTCAAAGAAGACAAAATAATCCTCAGTTCTTTATACTCATTTGATAGTGAAGACctcttaatatttaatattaataaggAAAACATAGAATTAGTGAACAATTCATTTGCCAGTCAGTTTAACAAtgaaatacaaatttatctTGTGAAGGGAGGGAGTGTGCCTGCTTTCTTGTCAGCAGTGACACTTAACTTGTTCAATCAGAAGACATTCacataa
- a CDS encoding ribosomal protein eL33, translating to MFIPGIFVSHRRALRRIRHTQALIKINNVVNKEQAKNYIGHVVVSKRLNDDKTPRDVEGVVIGVHGNKGLVRVKFERNMPAKSVTNVVEVRLVKKEIN from the coding sequence ATGTTTATACCAGGAATCTTCGTATCTCACAGAAGAGCTCTAAGAAGAATTAGACATACTCAAGCACTCATTAAAATCAACAATGTAGTCAATAAAGAGCAGGCTAAGAATTATATTGGTCATGTAGTGGTCAGTAAAAGATTAAATGATGATAAAACTCCAAGAGATGTAGAAGGAGTAGTCATTGGAGTACATGGGAATAAAGGACTAGTAAGAGTCAAGTTTGAGAGAAATATGCCGGCTAAAAGTGTTACTAATGTGGTAGAAGTCAgattagtaaaaaaagaaataaattaa